The following proteins are co-located in the Paenibacillus sp. FSL H8-0079 genome:
- a CDS encoding peptidylprolyl isomerase yields MAKQAKIKLANGGEVLIDLFDQEAPNTVANFEKLANSGFYNGLTFHRVIPGFVAQGGCPNGSGAGGPGYTINCEINPNKHERGTLAMAHAGRNTGGSQFYICYQPQPHLDGQHTVFGKVTKGMEFVDALEGKDKMETVEVVEA; encoded by the coding sequence ATGGCGAAACAAGCGAAAATTAAATTGGCAAACGGCGGAGAAGTTCTGATCGACCTGTTCGATCAAGAAGCTCCAAACACAGTAGCAAACTTTGAGAAACTGGCTAACTCCGGTTTCTACAATGGTCTTACATTCCACCGCGTTATCCCGGGCTTCGTAGCTCAAGGCGGATGCCCTAACGGTAGCGGTGCAGGTGGCCCAGGTTACACAATCAACTGTGAAATCAACCCGAACAAACATGAGCGCGGAACACTCGCTATGGCACATGCTGGCCGTAACACAGGTGGAAGCCAGTTCTACATCTGCTACCAACCGCAACCACATTTGGATGGACAACATACTGTATTTGGTAAAGTAACTAAAGGTATGGAGTTCGTAGACGCTTTAGAAGGTAAAGACAAAATGGAAACTGTTGAAGTCGTAGAAGCTTAA
- the lysA gene encoding diaminopimelate decarboxylase: MYLHGTSKINAQGHLEIGGVDATDLKEQFGTPLYVVDEQLVRERCREYMEAFRASGLGFQVAYASKAFCVMAMCALAAEEGLSLDVVSDGELFTALQAGFPAERIHFHGNNKTLEEIEMALDAEIGCFVVDNFNELHLLQAVAADKNRKVNILLRVTPGVEAHTHEYISTGQTDSKFGFDIGNGTAFEAIELASKQSNLVLLGVHSHIGSQIFEVEGFQMAVQRVAEFAASVYERLNVAFKVVNLGGGFGIRYIDGDTPLEVAQYVKAITDAVKNHFAQIGYAVPEIWVEPGRSIVGEAGTTLYTVGTSKDIPGVRKYVAVDGGMTDNPRPALYESKYEAVLANRANEAAQETVSVAGKCCESGDMLIWDLDLPKVESGDLLAVACTGAYNYSMASNYNRIRRPAVVFVKDGQGDVVVRRETYQDIIQNDLVPARIGKQPVTR, translated from the coding sequence ATGTATTTACATGGTACAAGTAAAATAAATGCGCAAGGACATCTGGAGATTGGCGGAGTCGATGCAACTGATCTGAAAGAACAATTTGGAACTCCCCTGTACGTCGTGGACGAGCAACTGGTTCGCGAGCGTTGCAGAGAGTACATGGAAGCATTCCGTGCTTCCGGACTGGGCTTCCAGGTTGCTTACGCAAGTAAAGCATTCTGTGTAATGGCGATGTGTGCCCTTGCAGCTGAAGAAGGACTTTCCCTGGATGTTGTATCTGACGGTGAACTGTTTACTGCTTTGCAAGCAGGATTCCCAGCTGAGCGCATTCATTTCCACGGTAACAACAAAACGCTGGAAGAGATCGAAATGGCTCTTGATGCAGAGATCGGATGCTTTGTTGTTGATAACTTCAATGAATTGCATCTGTTGCAGGCTGTAGCAGCGGACAAAAATCGTAAAGTAAACATTTTGCTTCGTGTGACGCCTGGTGTTGAGGCACATACGCATGAATATATCTCCACTGGTCAGACGGATTCGAAATTTGGATTTGATATCGGTAATGGTACAGCATTTGAAGCGATTGAACTGGCTTCCAAGCAGTCTAACCTGGTATTGCTCGGTGTGCATTCCCACATCGGTTCCCAGATCTTCGAAGTTGAAGGCTTCCAGATGGCTGTTCAACGTGTTGCTGAATTTGCAGCAAGCGTATATGAGCGTCTTAACGTTGCTTTCAAAGTGGTTAACCTTGGTGGTGGATTCGGAATCCGTTATATCGATGGAGATACGCCGCTTGAAGTTGCGCAATACGTGAAGGCTATTACAGATGCAGTTAAAAATCATTTTGCTCAAATCGGCTATGCCGTACCTGAGATCTGGGTTGAACCAGGCCGCAGCATCGTGGGTGAAGCGGGAACAACGCTGTATACCGTTGGAACAAGCAAAGACATTCCAGGTGTGCGTAAATATGTTGCCGTTGATGGTGGTATGACCGATAACCCACGTCCTGCTTTGTATGAATCCAAGTATGAAGCTGTGCTTGCCAACCGTGCGAATGAGGCTGCTCAGGAAACCGTATCCGTTGCGGGTAAATGCTGCGAGAGTGGAGATATGCTGATCTGGGATCTGGACTTGCCAAAAGTGGAAAGTGGCGATCTGCTCGCTGTAGCTTGCACAGGCGCGTATAACTACTCCATGGCAAGCAACTACAACCGGATTCGTCGTCCGGCCGTTGTATTTGTCAAAGACGGTCAAGGGGATGTTGTTGTACGCCGTGAGACGTATCAGGATATCATCCAGAATGACCTGGTACCTGCACGTATTGGCAAACAGCCAGTAACTCGCTAA
- a CDS encoding spore germination protein: MDERTEHTDQENSEGITEEMLHKSAYEIQKEEEEKAYNKKKQNEMSDSIEESVQYWQENDDISPRMSENRYTLQQVLGLGESFDVNMREMVLGGKHVGLLMITGFAKDEILLEVLKRLTYLTPDDVSGHALKSYFECYIPHIQVEKVDKMSAVINKVLTGMSAMFVEGDRSVLIMDTRSYPVRSPEEPSLERVVRGSRDGFTETLLTNVTLVRRRIRDPGLKFEIMQVGRRTQTDVCVVYIDDIVDKVQVDSVREKIQRVDIDGIPAADKQLEEAIINKGWNPFPLVRYSERPDVTASHLLEGRVVIFVDTSPSVMILPTTFFDLCEHAEENRQTALMGTYLRWVRFAGILISLFLLPLWLLMVIDPSIKPMGLDFIGPQENVKLPLILQFLLIELGVDLLRMAAVHTPTPLASAMGLIAAILVGDIAVKTGYFVNEVVLYMAIAAIGMFATPSYELGLANRLVRLVLLIAVAIFKVPGLVVGCTLLILALTVHRSYNSSYLWPFIPFNAKALGNFLFRLPLLENKKRPSFNKTRDNTKMSDDPDGELRKSKKHK; the protein is encoded by the coding sequence ATGGATGAACGAACGGAACATACAGACCAGGAAAATAGTGAAGGTATAACGGAAGAGATGTTACACAAGTCGGCTTATGAGATTCAAAAGGAGGAAGAGGAGAAAGCGTACAATAAGAAAAAACAGAATGAGATGTCCGATAGTATTGAGGAATCAGTGCAGTATTGGCAAGAAAATGATGATATTTCACCACGCATGAGTGAGAACAGATATACCCTGCAACAGGTACTCGGGCTCGGAGAATCATTCGACGTTAACATGAGGGAAATGGTTCTGGGTGGCAAGCACGTTGGATTGCTGATGATCACCGGTTTCGCGAAGGATGAGATATTGCTTGAAGTGTTAAAAAGATTGACCTATCTCACACCGGATGACGTGTCCGGACACGCACTCAAATCCTATTTTGAATGTTATATTCCCCATATTCAGGTAGAAAAAGTCGACAAGATGAGTGCTGTCATCAACAAGGTTCTTACCGGTATGAGCGCAATGTTCGTTGAAGGGGATCGCTCGGTCCTAATTATGGATACCCGCAGTTACCCGGTACGTTCACCGGAAGAACCTTCATTGGAAAGGGTAGTCCGAGGTTCCAGAGACGGCTTTACCGAGACGCTCCTGACCAACGTAACATTAGTGCGTCGCAGAATACGCGACCCTGGATTGAAGTTTGAGATCATGCAGGTGGGGCGGAGAACACAAACGGACGTCTGCGTGGTGTACATTGATGATATTGTGGATAAAGTGCAGGTGGATTCAGTCCGGGAAAAAATTCAGCGAGTGGATATCGATGGTATTCCCGCCGCCGATAAGCAGCTGGAGGAAGCGATTATCAACAAGGGATGGAATCCGTTCCCACTCGTTCGTTATTCAGAACGACCAGATGTTACAGCTTCTCATTTGCTGGAAGGACGAGTCGTCATTTTCGTAGACACTTCCCCCAGTGTGATGATTCTGCCTACGACCTTCTTCGACCTGTGTGAGCATGCGGAAGAGAACAGACAGACGGCCTTGATGGGAACCTATTTACGATGGGTGCGTTTTGCAGGGATTCTTATATCGTTGTTTTTGCTACCACTATGGCTTCTCATGGTTATCGACCCTTCGATTAAACCCATGGGACTCGACTTCATTGGTCCACAGGAAAATGTAAAGCTTCCGTTAATTCTACAGTTTCTCCTGATCGAACTTGGCGTCGACTTATTACGGATGGCAGCGGTTCATACGCCTACACCTCTGGCATCGGCCATGGGCTTGATCGCGGCCATTCTAGTCGGGGATATCGCCGTGAAAACGGGATATTTTGTCAATGAAGTTGTACTCTATATGGCCATCGCAGCCATCGGCATGTTTGCCACGCCGAGTTACGAGCTGGGTCTCGCCAATAGGCTGGTCAGGTTAGTTCTGCTCATTGCCGTAGCGATATTCAAGGTTCCGGGATTGGTCGTGGGCTGTACATTGCTTATATTGGCGCTTACCGTTCACCGGTCGTACAATTCTTCGTATCTCTGGCCTTTTATACCGTTTAATGCAAAGGCCCTGGGCAACTTTTTATTCCGGCTTCCGTTGCTGGAAAATAAAAAACGTCCATCATTCAATAAAACCCGTGACAACACCAAAATGTCCGATGATCCGGACGGGGAACTGCGAAAAAGTAAAAAACACAAATGA
- a CDS encoding stage V sporulation protein AB yields MRMSVLNGAISIVLGIAGGIAVGSGVIALILVLDMIPRLAQITQSYDKTHWYEGALIGGSLLGTVADFWHWKMHGVLLLSPIIGLFCGVFIGLLAAALTEVLNVLPVLAKRLGMKPYLFGLLLAMILGKMTGSLFDFFIYQR; encoded by the coding sequence ATGCGGATGAGCGTTCTTAATGGAGCGATCAGCATTGTACTGGGCATCGCAGGGGGGATTGCCGTAGGAAGCGGCGTAATTGCGCTCATTTTGGTGCTCGATATGATTCCCAGATTGGCTCAAATTACGCAATCGTATGACAAAACCCATTGGTACGAAGGGGCACTAATTGGTGGTTCGCTGCTCGGTACTGTGGCGGATTTCTGGCACTGGAAAATGCATGGAGTGCTATTGCTCAGCCCGATCATTGGTCTGTTCTGTGGTGTGTTCATCGGTCTGCTGGCCGCGGCGCTCACTGAGGTACTCAATGTACTGCCCGTGCTAGCCAAAAGGCTGGGCATGAAACCTTATTTGTTTGGATTACTGCTCGCCATGATTTTGGGCAAAATGACAGGTTCCCTGTTTGATTTTTTTATATATCAGCGGTAG
- a CDS encoding stage V sporulation protein AA: MSQTPTPMVYVRLRSRIRIQRGRAVKLGDIAHVLTSSEDQEDRLLELELLHPGPEDGNLILIDILQIIPRIRHILPEVSVELIGSGHTLVEVIAGNGQPSKSLFILVWLLLFFGSALTIMNFHADVNMQEVQIRIVEMLTGHRDEHPYLFQVAYSIGIGFGMAVFFNHLFKKKWNEEPTPLEVEMFLYQQNVDKYVVIEESERMHEQERGEMNADERS, from the coding sequence ATGTCCCAGACACCCACTCCAATGGTCTACGTTCGTCTACGCAGCCGTATTCGCATCCAGAGGGGCAGAGCAGTCAAGCTTGGAGATATTGCCCATGTGCTGACTTCTTCTGAAGATCAGGAGGACAGGCTACTGGAGCTTGAACTGCTGCACCCTGGACCGGAGGACGGCAATCTGATCCTCATTGATATATTGCAGATTATTCCCCGCATTCGGCACATCTTGCCGGAGGTAAGCGTGGAACTGATTGGATCCGGCCATACGCTTGTTGAAGTCATTGCGGGAAATGGTCAACCCTCCAAGTCCCTGTTCATATTGGTTTGGCTGCTACTTTTCTTTGGATCGGCCTTAACCATTATGAATTTTCATGCCGATGTGAACATGCAGGAAGTACAGATTCGTATTGTGGAGATGCTTACAGGGCATCGGGATGAACATCCCTATCTGTTCCAAGTGGCGTATTCCATCGGCATTGGATTCGGGATGGCGGTATTCTTTAACCATTTGTTCAAGAAGAAGTGGAATGAGGAGCCTACCCCGCTCGAAGTGGAGATGTTTTTGTACCAACAAAATGTAGATAAATATGTGGTGATTGAAGAAAGCGAACGGATGCATGAGCAGGAACGCGGGGAGATGAATGCGGATGAGCGTTCTTAA
- the sigF gene encoding RNA polymerase sporulation sigma factor SigF yields the protein MDAEVKPSSQTYLDDAEVKRLIALSQSGDHVSRDTLVNCNIRLVWSVVQRFMNRGYDPEDLFQIGCIGLLKSVDKFDLSYDVKFSTYAVPMIIGEIQRFLRDDGTLKVSRSLKEMANKVRKKRDELSKHLDRLPTIKEVAAELGVTPEEVVFAQEANKPPTSIHETVFENDGDPITLMDQIADESQERWFDKLALNEAIGGLSERERLIVYLRYYRDQTQSEVASRLGISQVQVSRLEKKILQSIRDQIAQ from the coding sequence ATGGATGCTGAAGTGAAACCATCTTCACAGACCTATTTGGACGATGCCGAGGTCAAACGGCTGATTGCGCTCAGTCAGTCGGGTGACCATGTCTCACGGGATACGCTGGTGAACTGCAACATCAGACTCGTCTGGTCCGTCGTACAGCGTTTTATGAACAGGGGATATGACCCGGAGGATCTGTTCCAGATTGGTTGTATCGGTCTGCTCAAGTCAGTGGACAAATTCGATCTCAGTTATGACGTGAAGTTCTCGACCTACGCGGTGCCGATGATCATCGGAGAAATCCAGCGATTCCTGCGGGATGACGGTACCCTGAAGGTCAGTCGTTCACTGAAAGAGATGGCGAATAAAGTCCGCAAGAAAAGGGACGAACTGTCCAAGCATTTGGATCGTTTGCCAACGATCAAGGAAGTTGCTGCGGAGCTGGGGGTAACCCCGGAGGAAGTCGTATTTGCCCAGGAAGCGAACAAACCACCGACCTCCATCCATGAGACCGTATTCGAAAATGACGGCGATCCCATTACATTAATGGATCAGATTGCCGACGAGTCTCAAGAACGTTGGTTTGACAAACTGGCGCTGAACGAAGCCATCGGTGGTCTCAGCGAGCGGGAGCGGTTAATCGTCTATCTTCGGTATTACCGGGATCAGACGCAGTCCGAGGTTGCCAGCAGACTGGGAATATCTCAGGTGCAGGTATCACGTCTGGAGAAAAAAATACTGCAATCCATCCGCGACCAAATCGCGCAGTGA
- the spoIIAB gene encoding anti-sigma F factor — protein sequence MNEGTGTNFMNLQFAAKSENESFARVTVAAFISQLDPTMDELSDLKTVISEAVTNSIIHGYNNNSEGVVSIQAEIREDMITIIVEDRGEGIEDLELAKQPLYTSKPELERSGMGFTIMENFMDEFEVSSEPGRGTSIKMKKRIESKKALYN from the coding sequence ATGAATGAAGGAACAGGAACAAATTTCATGAATCTGCAATTCGCGGCCAAGTCAGAGAATGAGTCGTTTGCGCGGGTAACCGTTGCTGCGTTTATCTCTCAGCTTGATCCAACGATGGACGAGCTCAGTGACCTGAAGACGGTCATTTCGGAAGCCGTGACCAACAGCATCATCCACGGATACAACAACAACTCCGAGGGTGTGGTGTCCATCCAGGCCGAGATTCGGGAAGACATGATTACGATTATTGTGGAAGACCGTGGTGAAGGAATCGAAGATCTTGAACTTGCCAAACAGCCGCTATATACGTCCAAACCCGAACTTGAGCGGTCGGGCATGGGCTTCACCATTATGGAAAACTTCATGGATGAATTCGAAGTCAGCAGTGAGCCCGGCAGAGGCACCTCCATCAAGATGAAAAAAAGGATTGAATCCAAGAAAGCATTGTATAATTAG
- the spoIIAA gene encoding anti-sigma F factor antagonist: MNLHVEMEHHRGILIVRLSGELDHHTADMVRMQMDEAIQRRQSEHLVLSLKDLQFMDSSGLGVILGRYKLIKNKGGKMVVCDVNSPVYRLLEMSGLFKIMPIYENEGTALSGLEVVS, translated from the coding sequence GTGAACTTGCATGTGGAAATGGAACACCATCGCGGGATTCTGATTGTACGATTATCCGGGGAGCTGGATCACCATACAGCTGACATGGTACGGATGCAGATGGATGAAGCCATCCAGCGGAGACAAAGCGAGCATCTCGTACTCAGCCTGAAAGATCTGCAATTTATGGACAGTTCAGGTCTGGGTGTCATTTTGGGAAGATACAAGCTCATTAAGAATAAAGGTGGCAAGATGGTGGTCTGTGACGTCAATTCGCCAGTGTACCGTTTGCTGGAAATGTCGGGGTTGTTCAAGATTATGCCGATATACGAAAATGAGGGAACTGCTCTCTCAGGTCTGGAGGTCGTCTCATGA
- a CDS encoding D-alanyl-D-alanine carboxypeptidase family protein, with translation MASTALAEETPKAAGGTDLAPSARSAILMDADTGTVIYEKNSHDQLPPASITKIMTMLLTIEAIDSGKLKLTDKVRTSEYAASMGGSQIFLEPGEEMTVDDMLKGIAMASGNDASVAMAEKIAGSEEAFVQLMNERAKELGMKDTHFANCNGLPVDNHYSSAHDIAVMSRELLKHSGITKYTGAYQDYLRKDTEKPFWLVNTNKLVRFYEGADGLKTGYTSEAKFCLSATASKDGLRVVSVVLGEPNTKTRNSEVSSMFDYAFSQYTMKALYKAGDLLGSLRIEKGEVAELPLNATQNYSVLMRKGAKSNDIRHELLVAKELKAPIKAGQSIGKLVVYQGNDVIKEFDIQAPQDVNKAGWWKLFKRTTSNLFD, from the coding sequence ATGGCATCAACGGCATTGGCTGAAGAAACACCGAAGGCAGCGGGAGGAACGGATCTGGCCCCGTCGGCGCGGTCTGCGATTTTAATGGATGCAGATACGGGAACGGTTATTTATGAGAAAAATAGTCATGATCAGCTGCCTCCGGCGAGCATTACGAAGATTATGACGATGCTGCTCACGATCGAAGCGATCGACTCGGGCAAGCTGAAGCTGACGGACAAGGTAAGAACGAGCGAATACGCAGCTTCCATGGGCGGTTCGCAGATCTTCCTGGAGCCCGGGGAAGAAATGACGGTTGACGATATGTTAAAAGGGATCGCAATGGCTTCGGGCAATGATGCCTCGGTAGCCATGGCTGAGAAGATCGCTGGCTCGGAAGAAGCCTTTGTACAGCTGATGAATGAGCGTGCGAAGGAGCTTGGGATGAAGGATACTCATTTTGCCAACTGTAACGGCCTTCCGGTCGATAATCATTATTCTTCCGCCCATGACATTGCCGTCATGAGCCGTGAACTGCTGAAGCATTCCGGCATTACGAAGTACACCGGTGCATATCAGGATTACCTTCGCAAAGATACGGAAAAACCATTCTGGCTGGTTAATACGAACAAGTTGGTTCGTTTTTATGAAGGGGCAGACGGTTTGAAAACAGGTTACACGTCCGAAGCGAAGTTCTGCCTCTCCGCAACAGCGTCCAAGGATGGACTGCGTGTCGTTTCCGTGGTACTCGGTGAACCCAATACCAAAACACGGAACAGTGAGGTGTCTTCGATGTTTGACTATGCTTTTAGTCAATATACGATGAAGGCTCTATACAAGGCAGGGGATCTGCTGGGCAGTCTGAGAATCGAAAAAGGGGAAGTTGCTGAATTGCCTCTGAATGCCACGCAAAATTATAGTGTGCTGATGCGCAAAGGAGCCAAATCCAACGACATCCGGCATGAATTGCTGGTCGCCAAAGAATTGAAAGCTCCGATCAAAGCCGGGCAAAGTATTGGTAAACTTGTGGTGTACCAGGGCAATGACGTGATTAAGGAGTTCGACATTCAGGCTCCGCAGGATGTGAATAAGGCTGGCTGGTGGAAGCTGTTTAAGCGGACGACGTCCAACCTGTTTGACTAA